The proteins below come from a single Lactobacillus johnsonii genomic window:
- a CDS encoding APC family permease, with protein sequence MVKKTVPKKLTFMSIYFLGINGIIGSGAFLLPQSIYKDMDLLSVVVLLSAALTVGLIALCYADLASRFTGSGAAWLYSYNAFGRFAGYELGVFTWFLGCCTYAAEVVAFLTTLKSFVPAFNQSSVYFAVGIGLVLLFSIINFFGRALVKIIDNTSSIAKLSTIILFIIVGMFFMHIANFHPVLPAAAAKGVGPFFHHFGAAFSVVFYLFSGFSFIPIAASQMKDPAKNIPRALVAVMVTVTILYTLMVLIAIGILGHKMSWYTIPIANAFKSAVGEWGYVIIIIGVLLSIFGVAFTCSFNTPALIASLALEHQLLPNWVGKKNKFDAPWVGIILTAAVTLLLITQSYLFLVGCIVLASFVQYVPSIFAVIKFKHTGQYPNHGFKLPGGYTIPILALLVACYLIFNFTWETILLSIVVAAVTAVLYLFLGKKRLAKMGGIPTAVREKKNHSNTVEKKN encoded by the coding sequence ATGGTTAAAAAAACTGTTCCTAAAAAGTTAACTTTTATGTCAATTTACTTTTTAGGAATTAATGGAATTATAGGATCAGGAGCATTTTTACTTCCGCAATCTATTTATAAAGATATGGATCTATTGAGTGTAGTTGTCTTACTTTCTGCTGCATTAACGGTAGGGTTAATCGCATTATGTTATGCGGATTTGGCTAGTCGTTTTACCGGTTCCGGAGCTGCATGGCTATATTCGTACAATGCATTTGGTAGATTTGCAGGCTATGAGCTTGGTGTATTTACATGGTTTTTGGGCTGTTGTACTTATGCTGCTGAAGTAGTAGCATTTTTAACAACGCTTAAAAGTTTTGTACCTGCATTCAATCAAAGCTCAGTCTATTTTGCTGTCGGGATAGGATTAGTTTTATTGTTCTCAATTATTAATTTCTTTGGTCGTGCCTTAGTTAAAATAATTGATAACACTTCCTCCATTGCTAAGCTATCAACTATTATTTTGTTTATTATTGTTGGTATGTTCTTCATGCATATTGCAAACTTCCATCCCGTTTTACCAGCCGCAGCTGCAAAGGGTGTAGGACCATTTTTCCATCACTTTGGTGCAGCCTTTAGTGTTGTGTTTTATTTGTTTAGTGGTTTCTCATTTATTCCAATTGCTGCCTCTCAGATGAAAGATCCAGCTAAAAATATTCCACGGGCTTTAGTTGCTGTTATGGTTACGGTAACTATTCTTTATACTTTGATGGTATTAATTGCTATTGGTATTTTGGGTCACAAGATGTCATGGTACACCATTCCTATTGCTAATGCCTTTAAGTCTGCTGTAGGAGAATGGGGCTATGTGATTATTATCATTGGAGTTTTGTTAAGTATTTTCGGTGTGGCATTTACGTGCTCGTTTAATACACCAGCTTTGATTGCTTCCTTAGCTCTAGAACACCAATTATTACCAAATTGGGTAGGAAAAAAGAATAAATTTGATGCTCCATGGGTAGGTATTATTTTAACTGCCGCTGTAACCTTACTTTTAATTACTCAATCATACTTATTCTTAGTTGGATGTATTGTTTTAGCTTCATTTGTTCAATATGTACCATCTATTTTTGCGGTTATTAAATTTAAGCATACTGGCCAATATCCAAACCATGGCTTTAAGCTTCCAGGTGGCTACACAATTCCGATTTTAGCTTTATTAGTAGCTTGCTATTTAATCTTTAACTTTACTTGGGAAACTATTTTACTCTCAATAGTTGTAGCTGCTGTAACAGCTGTTTTATACCTATTCTTAGGAAAGAAGAGATTGGCTAAGATGGGTGGAATTCCAACTGCAGTTAGAGAGAAAAAGAATCATTCTAATACTGTTGAAAAGAAAAATTAA
- a CDS encoding MFS transporter — protein MTQKLDKPIWKKNLYVLSIAVFIAGIAFSEIMPFLPLYIDTLGHFTHQQLNFWSGFIFSGVYFVSAIISPWWGKLADKKGRKLMILRASLGMALVLGSMGLVTNVWQLFFLRMLQGVFAGFVSNSNALIATETPKEKSGQALGTMASSFTAGNLLGPFLGGALASAFSYRVTFFITGGLLLISFLLSLFFVHEEGFKPVTEKKLDKASGVIATLHSPTLIFGLLLTTLIIQAANNSINPIVSLYVKQLMNGDGNVVFVSGVIAALPGIATFLAASRFGALGDKIGTHKIIIGGFIGATILFFLTAFVHNTVQLGILRFLVGFTDACLFPQVQTLLTKNSPAAVTGRVFSWNQSAMYIGNIVGPFLGSFIAGISSYSMVFIVTAGIVVLNLILFNFNVVKNLAK, from the coding sequence ATGACACAAAAATTAGATAAGCCAATTTGGAAAAAGAATCTTTATGTTCTCTCTATCGCCGTATTTATCGCAGGAATCGCATTTTCAGAGATTATGCCCTTCCTACCTCTATATATCGATACCTTAGGACATTTTACTCACCAACAGTTAAACTTTTGGTCGGGATTTATTTTTTCCGGAGTGTACTTCGTCTCAGCTATTATTTCACCATGGTGGGGTAAATTAGCTGATAAAAAAGGTAGAAAACTAATGATTCTCAGGGCTTCCCTTGGGATGGCCCTTGTCCTTGGAAGTATGGGGTTAGTTACTAATGTCTGGCAACTATTTTTCTTAAGAATGTTGCAGGGTGTTTTTGCAGGATTTGTTTCAAATTCAAATGCTTTAATCGCTACAGAAACACCTAAAGAAAAATCTGGTCAGGCGTTAGGAACAATGGCCTCTTCTTTTACGGCCGGAAACTTACTTGGGCCGTTCTTAGGCGGAGCACTTGCTTCTGCATTTAGTTACCGCGTTACTTTCTTTATTACAGGAGGATTATTATTAATCTCCTTCCTTCTCTCACTATTCTTTGTTCATGAGGAAGGATTTAAACCTGTTACAGAAAAGAAATTAGATAAAGCAAGTGGTGTCATTGCTACTCTTCACTCTCCAACCTTGATATTTGGTTTACTACTAACTACTTTAATTATTCAAGCAGCTAACAATTCAATCAATCCCATTGTTTCTTTATATGTTAAACAATTAATGAATGGGGACGGAAATGTTGTCTTTGTTTCTGGAGTTATTGCCGCTTTACCTGGAATTGCAACGTTTTTAGCTGCTTCACGTTTTGGCGCATTAGGAGATAAAATCGGAACTCACAAAATTATTATCGGTGGTTTTATTGGTGCAACGATTTTATTCTTTTTGACTGCCTTTGTTCACAATACAGTGCAATTAGGTATTTTACGATTTTTAGTTGGCTTTACCGACGCATGCCTCTTCCCGCAAGTGCAAACTTTATTAACCAAAAATTCACCCGCTGCTGTAACTGGTCGCGTCTTTTCATGGAATCAGAGTGCAATGTATATTGGAAATATCGTGGGCCCATTCCTCGGCTCTTTCATTGCCGGAATTTCAAGTTATAGTATGGTCTTTATTGTGACAGCAGGCATTGTTGTCTTAAACTTGATTCTATTTAATTTTAATGTTGTTAAAAATCTTGCTAAATAA
- a CDS encoding MarR family winged helix-turn-helix transcriptional regulator: protein MRKRPLANLLYHIGKLENLLINQRLASINLRMTHAHVLRYIQKHPGCIQKEVADYLFYQPASFTNVVKLLEKRKMIERRADPNNGLKKQLFLLPAGVEALRQVNDAFEEVNQLVGTVDPDTLAKLEKISINLEKQI, encoded by the coding sequence ATGCGAAAAAGACCACTAGCCAACTTACTCTACCATATTGGTAAATTAGAAAACCTCCTGATCAATCAACGATTGGCCTCTATTAATCTAAGAATGACCCATGCCCATGTTTTAAGATATATTCAAAAGCACCCCGGTTGCATTCAAAAGGAAGTTGCAGACTATCTTTTTTACCAACCTGCCAGTTTTACTAATGTAGTTAAGTTATTAGAAAAAAGAAAAATGATTGAACGGCGAGCAGATCCAAACAATGGCCTAAAAAAACAATTATTCTTACTTCCAGCTGGAGTTGAGGCTCTTAGACAAGTGAACGACGCCTTTGAAGAAGTAAATCAACTAGTTGGAACAGTAGATCCTGATACTTTAGCTAAACTTGAAAAGATTTCAATCAATTTAGAAAAGCAGATTTAA
- a CDS encoding M42 family metallopeptidase, whose protein sequence is MKKEQEIQMLREFSDANSTSGFEEEFVKLFSTYAKNTADITVDGMLNVYAAKKENKGNRPVIQMDAHSDAVGFITQAVRPNGLIKFVPLGGWVKYNIPALRVKIRNRDGEYIPGVVATKPPHFMTAAERNSIPEVADMSIDVGSSSREETIKDYKVDTGCPIFVDVKCEYHEKSGLFFGKDFDDRFGAGAMVDILDNLKGEETNFDVVAALSSQEEVGLRGAYVTGRKIKPDLCIVLESCPADDTFEPEWLSQTGLKRGPMLRDMDTTFLPNPKFQQYACDIADKNNIPYTRSVKTGGGQDGAAIYYEYGAPTIVIGIPVRYEHSPYCFSAYKDFKASVDLATAIIRDMTQEKLDSFKVI, encoded by the coding sequence ATGAAAAAAGAACAAGAAATTCAAATGTTAAGAGAATTTTCAGATGCAAATTCTACATCTGGCTTCGAAGAAGAATTTGTAAAATTATTTTCTACTTATGCTAAAAATACTGCTGATATTACGGTAGATGGGATGCTCAATGTATACGCAGCTAAGAAGGAAAACAAAGGTAATCGACCTGTTATTCAAATGGATGCTCACTCTGATGCAGTTGGTTTTATTACACAAGCCGTTCGTCCCAATGGATTAATTAAATTTGTTCCACTTGGGGGTTGGGTAAAGTATAATATTCCGGCTTTAAGAGTGAAAATTCGTAATCGTGATGGTGAATATATTCCTGGTGTAGTGGCTACAAAGCCTCCGCACTTTATGACTGCTGCTGAAAGAAATTCAATTCCGGAAGTTGCAGATATGTCTATTGATGTAGGTTCATCAAGCCGGGAAGAAACTATTAAAGATTATAAAGTTGACACTGGTTGTCCAATTTTTGTTGATGTAAAATGCGAATACCATGAAAAATCCGGTTTATTCTTTGGTAAAGACTTTGATGATCGCTTTGGTGCAGGAGCCATGGTAGACATCTTAGATAATTTGAAGGGTGAAGAGACTAATTTTGATGTAGTAGCTGCCTTATCTAGTCAAGAAGAAGTAGGACTTCGCGGTGCATATGTCACTGGACGAAAAATTAAGCCTGATTTATGTATTGTTTTAGAAAGTTGTCCAGCTGACGATACTTTTGAGCCTGAATGGTTATCTCAAACAGGCTTAAAACGCGGCCCAATGCTCAGAGATATGGATACTACATTTTTACCAAATCCTAAGTTTCAACAGTATGCGTGTGATATAGCTGATAAAAATAATATTCCATATACTCGCTCTGTTAAAACTGGTGGCGGCCAAGATGGGGCAGCAATTTATTATGAATATGGAGCTCCAACAATTGTTATTGGAATTCCAGTTCGTTATGAGCACTCCCCATATTGTTTCTCAGCATATAAAGACTTTAAGGCTTCAGTTGATTTAGCAACTGCAATTATTCGCGATATGACACAAGAAAAGCTAGATAGTTTTAAGGTGATCTAA
- a CDS encoding ABC transporter ATP-binding protein: MHVLEIKNLNYSVDGNAILKNINLSVNSGDFLTIVGPSGAGKSTLLKIIASLLTPTSGSIEYEGKDIGQYSPLEYRRQVSYCFQQPSLFGKTVRDNLIFPYQIRREEVNEEHLTELLDKVSLNQTFLKKNINSLSGGEKQRVALIRNLVFLPQILLLDEVTTGLDENSKEIVHHLFDDVRKKHVTILQVTHDKSEIEKANKIFEVKKAFLNEKRSCQ, from the coding sequence ATGCATGTTTTAGAAATTAAAAATTTAAATTATTCTGTTGATGGAAATGCTATTCTAAAAAATATTAATCTAAGCGTAAATTCAGGAGACTTTTTAACGATTGTAGGGCCCTCAGGTGCAGGGAAAAGTACACTTTTAAAAATTATTGCCAGCTTACTTACACCTACATCTGGTTCAATTGAATATGAGGGAAAAGATATTGGTCAATATTCTCCGCTTGAATATCGTCGGCAAGTTTCCTATTGCTTCCAGCAACCATCTCTTTTTGGAAAAACGGTAAGAGATAATCTGATTTTTCCTTACCAAATTCGAAGGGAAGAAGTCAATGAAGAGCATCTAACTGAATTATTAGATAAAGTAAGTCTAAATCAGACTTTTTTAAAGAAAAATATTAATTCTTTATCTGGTGGAGAAAAGCAACGAGTTGCCTTAATTCGAAATTTAGTCTTTTTACCACAAATTTTATTATTGGATGAAGTAACTACAGGACTTGATGAGAATAGTAAAGAAATTGTTCATCATTTATTTGATGATGTGCGCAAGAAGCATGTTACTATCTTACAAGTAACTCATGATAAAAGTGAAATTGAAAAAGCTAATAAAATTTTTGAAGTGAAGAAGGCATTCCTCAATGAAAAACGTAGTTGTCAGTAA
- a CDS encoding ABC transporter permease, with product MKNVVVSNWSLVFAFLLVLVSIGISVKEKLGLTKDILISVVRAIIQLVIIGYILKVIFNVNTFWLTFVSTLVIIFNASWNANGRDPNTNRKLWNSIIAEAVGTYITLAVLLLSGVIKPIPMQVIPITGMIAGNEMVAIGLCYKSLNESFHDLRQPVLEKLALGSDIKTASMPIIRRSIKTAMQPTIDSAKTVGLVNLPGMMSGLIFAGVNPIYAIKYQIMVTFMLLSATSLGAIISVYLAYKNYFNDQMQLML from the coding sequence ATGAAAAACGTAGTTGTCAGTAACTGGTCCCTAGTCTTTGCATTCTTATTAGTCTTAGTATCAATTGGAATTTCCGTTAAAGAAAAGCTTGGCCTTACTAAAGATATTTTGATTAGTGTTGTGCGAGCCATTATTCAGCTAGTCATTATTGGCTATATTTTAAAAGTAATTTTCAATGTAAATACTTTTTGGCTAACCTTTGTTTCTACACTTGTCATTATTTTTAATGCTTCATGGAATGCGAATGGTAGAGATCCAAATACTAATCGAAAATTATGGAATTCAATTATAGCTGAGGCCGTAGGAACCTACATTACATTAGCTGTATTACTTCTTTCTGGCGTCATTAAACCAATACCCATGCAAGTAATTCCAATTACAGGGATGATTGCAGGTAATGAAATGGTTGCAATAGGTCTTTGCTATAAATCTTTAAACGAAAGTTTTCATGATTTAAGACAGCCCGTTTTAGAAAAGTTAGCTTTAGGTAGTGATATTAAAACAGCATCGATGCCAATTATTCGGCGTAGTATTAAGACTGCTATGCAGCCAACGATTGATTCAGCTAAAACAGTAGGTTTAGTTAATTTGCCAGGGATGATGTCAGGATTGATCTTTGCCGGAGTAAACCCAATTTATGCAATTAAGTATCAGATTATGGTAACCTTTATGCTTCTATCTGCTACAAGTTTAGGAGCGATTATTTCTGTTTATCTTGCGTATAAGAATTATTTTAATGATCAAATGCAATTAATGCTCTAA
- a CDS encoding ISL3-like element ISLjo2 family transposase, with the protein MSSLNDYIKFTLDIEDKNIIFSDYSNENINSKIYKIYLAELIQPTCPYCRSTNLKHNGHYVSNVRFITADASKPVTIRLRKQRVLCNYCLKRSMAQSNLVNKGCYISNTSKRKILSALTEDRSMTSIAREHNVSVNTVQRVLEVCSSKFYDAFDHLPEHLAFDEFKGVGKKLHFICLDGDTHKVVQILRTRFKPDILRYFYKFTPKARAMVKTVTMDLNCYYPLVARELFPNAQIVIDRFHMVQMLTRSFNIFRVQIMKQFNKRSREYKLLKSPWKLYLMKYDKLNKTTPYYDWHFKDCLTQEHVVLDGLDCDQTLENTYWVMQDFMTAIQDNDEKKVIHLLHSKQNVGKQMHQTLLTFKRNYSGVLNGITSTYSNGCLEGVNRKIKQIERTAYGYRNFKHLLIRIRLEENIIKEKESNSYFLAA; encoded by the coding sequence ATGTCCTCTTTAAATGATTATATTAAATTTACTCTTGATATTGAAGATAAAAACATTATTTTTTCTGATTATTCAAATGAAAATATTAACAGTAAGATTTACAAAATATATTTAGCTGAGCTGATCCAGCCTACTTGTCCTTATTGTCGTTCTACTAATCTTAAGCATAACGGTCATTACGTCTCTAACGTTCGTTTCATTACTGCTGATGCTAGTAAGCCCGTTACTATCAGATTAAGAAAACAACGTGTTCTCTGCAATTACTGTTTAAAAAGATCTATGGCTCAATCTAATCTGGTTAATAAAGGCTGCTATATCTCTAACACTTCTAAGCGAAAAATACTTTCTGCTCTTACTGAAGATCGTTCAATGACCAGCATTGCTAGAGAACATAATGTATCTGTCAACACGGTTCAAAGAGTATTAGAAGTCTGCTCTTCTAAGTTCTATGATGCCTTTGATCATCTCCCTGAACACTTAGCTTTTGATGAATTTAAGGGCGTAGGCAAAAAGCTTCACTTTATTTGTCTAGATGGTGATACTCACAAAGTTGTTCAAATTCTTAGAACTCGTTTCAAACCTGATATTCTACGCTATTTTTACAAGTTCACTCCTAAAGCTCGTGCAATGGTTAAAACAGTAACTATGGATCTTAATTGTTATTATCCTTTAGTTGCTAGAGAATTATTTCCAAATGCTCAGATAGTTATTGACCGTTTTCATATGGTTCAAATGCTTACTAGATCGTTTAATATTTTCAGAGTTCAAATCATGAAGCAATTTAATAAAAGAAGCCGTGAATATAAGCTTTTAAAGTCCCCTTGGAAGCTTTATCTCATGAAATATGACAAACTTAATAAGACTACTCCTTATTACGACTGGCATTTTAAGGACTGTCTAACACAGGAACATGTTGTCTTAGATGGTTTAGATTGTGACCAAACCTTAGAAAATACTTATTGGGTTATGCAGGACTTTATGACTGCTATTCAGGATAACGATGAAAAGAAAGTTATCCATCTACTTCATTCAAAACAAAATGTTGGTAAACAAATGCATCAAACTCTATTAACTTTTAAACGTAATTATTCTGGTGTCCTAAACGGTATTACCTCAACTTATTCTAATGGTTGTCTTGAAGGAGTTAACCGTAAGATTAAACAAATTGAACGTACTGCTTATGGCTATAGAAATTTCAAACATTTATTAATTAGAATTAGACTCGAAGAAAATATTATAAAAGAAAAGGAATCAAACAGCTATTTCTTAGCTGCTTAA
- a CDS encoding phosphatidylserine decarboxylase family protein, giving the protein MSKTIPYNVGKWLPTDQKFFNQWLGKVLKEAESEENQYLLPPVQALKHLIESDRYIYNITQLMFAEIPVNDVDTPTGTPQVRTYQQMLLMLNRIIQRAPEFNKTGLVGTPINAIFDYPMATKAGYVFFNNPKVNACLKNILDYWGKFLQTADSTYVLNTSETGWLSDYALNEMSKVAYGDDFFNIFNCPNHDKTKHLGFTSWDKFFTRTFNPGVRPVQNADDADSIANACESAPFRIAHNLPLKAKFWIKGQPYSLVDLLDGDPWASKFEGGTLYQAFLSALSYHRWNSPVSGKIVKAYNLPGTYYAESLYQGFENPRGADPAAANDSQAFLTSTATRAVIFIQADNPKIGLMAFIAVGMSEVSSDEITVRVGQHVNKGDQLGMFHFGGSTHVLLFRPETKLEFNLHGQKPSIAGNNIKVKAEIARVE; this is encoded by the coding sequence ATGTCAAAAACAATCCCATATAATGTTGGTAAATGGTTACCAACTGATCAAAAATTTTTTAATCAATGGCTTGGAAAAGTTTTAAAAGAAGCAGAAAGTGAAGAAAATCAATATCTCTTACCACCAGTTCAAGCCCTTAAACATTTAATAGAATCTGATAGATATATTTACAATATTACTCAATTAATGTTCGCAGAAATTCCAGTAAATGATGTCGATACTCCGACTGGTACTCCGCAAGTCCGGACCTATCAGCAAATGCTTTTAATGCTTAATCGCATTATCCAAAGAGCACCAGAATTTAATAAAACTGGATTAGTAGGAACACCAATTAATGCTATCTTTGATTACCCTATGGCTACGAAAGCAGGCTATGTCTTTTTCAATAATCCAAAAGTTAATGCTTGTTTGAAAAACATTCTAGACTATTGGGGAAAGTTCCTTCAAACGGCAGATTCTACATATGTTCTTAACACTTCTGAAACTGGATGGCTAAGTGACTATGCACTAAATGAAATGTCAAAAGTTGCCTACGGAGACGACTTCTTTAACATCTTTAATTGTCCTAATCATGATAAAACTAAACATTTAGGATTTACTTCATGGGATAAATTTTTTACCCGAACTTTTAATCCTGGAGTACGTCCTGTTCAAAATGCTGATGATGCTGATTCTATTGCTAATGCTTGTGAATCTGCCCCATTTCGCATCGCTCACAATCTTCCCCTAAAAGCTAAATTTTGGATTAAAGGTCAACCTTACTCTCTAGTTGATCTACTTGATGGAGATCCATGGGCTTCCAAATTTGAAGGAGGTACATTATATCAAGCATTTTTAAGTGCTCTAAGTTATCATAGATGGAACAGTCCTGTCTCCGGAAAAATTGTCAAAGCATATAATTTACCAGGCACTTATTATGCAGAGAGTTTATATCAAGGATTCGAAAATCCTAGAGGTGCCGACCCGGCAGCTGCTAACGATTCGCAAGCCTTTCTTACTTCAACAGCAACACGAGCTGTCATTTTTATTCAAGCTGATAATCCTAAAATTGGTTTAATGGCCTTTATTGCAGTCGGAATGTCCGAAGTATCTAGTGATGAGATTACCGTTCGGGTAGGTCAACATGTTAATAAAGGAGACCAATTAGGCATGTTTCACTTTGGTGGCTCAACTCACGTCTTGCTTTTTAGACCTGAAACTAAACTTGAATTTAATCTACATGGTCAAAAACCAAGTATTGCAGGAAATAATATTAAAGTTAAAGCAGAAATCGCTAGAGTTGAATAA
- a CDS encoding beta-galactosidase trimerization domain-containing protein, whose product MNEWPKELQKIYGLEPLETDVLYPGQSNLINFEGKEYPVYDYCETLINCTGKVLATYSIDFYRNTPAIVEHSYGAGKGYYLACRTAYSFLGKFYEKIASEFVPEIPITKFNSRVSIQIRENKSEKYWLVQNFSDKEEKIELSCELVNLLEDVKDKGIVGLKPFESKVYKLCR is encoded by the coding sequence ATGAATGAATGGCCAAAAGAACTACAAAAAATTTACGGACTTGAGCCTCTTGAAACTGATGTTTTATATCCTGGGCAATCGAATTTAATTAATTTTGAAGGAAAAGAATATCCGGTGTATGATTATTGCGAAACGCTAATTAACTGTACGGGAAAAGTTCTGGCTACATACAGTATAGATTTTTATCGAAATACACCTGCTATTGTTGAGCATTCCTACGGAGCTGGCAAAGGCTATTACCTTGCTTGTCGTACTGCTTATTCTTTCTTAGGAAAGTTTTATGAAAAAATAGCTAGTGAATTCGTTCCTGAAATTCCAATTACAAAATTTAACAGTAGAGTGTCAATTCAAATACGTGAAAATAAATCAGAAAAATATTGGTTGGTTCAGAATTTTTCTGATAAAGAAGAAAAAATTGAATTGAGTTGTGAATTAGTTAATTTACTTGAAGATGTGAAAGATAAGGGAATAGTTGGCTTAAAGCCATTTGAGAGTAAAGTTTATAAATTATGTAGATAA
- a CDS encoding peptide MFS transporter: MNNSTTEKTFFGQPRGLSTLFFTEMWERFSYYGMRAILLFYMYYAVERGGLGMNETTAASIMSIYGSLVYLSTVAGGWLADRIWGARSTVFFGGVLIMIGHIILALPMAEVGLYISIAFIVVGTGLLKPNVSDMVGGLYSLDDRRRDAGFSIFVFGINLGSALAPWLVPWASEGFGLNLFGNHFNFHAGFSLAAVGMFFGLVQYVWGGRKYLSEDGMHPTDPIDPETRNKVLKRIGLGVLALAVVLGLMAAFGQLNIDNIITLITIVAIALPIYYFVLMLRSPKVTKEERSKVWAYIPLFIAASIFWGIEESGSVVLALFAAQRTVLHIGGWHFTAANFQTLNPVFIMILTPFFVWLWDNWKKQPSAAGKFAAGLVFAGLSYMWMALPGMLYGTNGRVSPFWLVGSWFIVEIAEMLISPIGLSVTTRLAPKAFRSQMMSLWFLADATGQAINSQIVKYYSSKTEVAYFLAVGIVSVLFGVVMFFFTKKIHNLMADAE; this comes from the coding sequence ATGAATAATTCAACAACAGAGAAGACTTTCTTTGGACAACCTCGTGGCTTGTCCACCTTGTTCTTCACTGAAATGTGGGAGAGATTTAGTTACTATGGTATGCGTGCTATTTTACTCTTCTACATGTATTATGCCGTAGAACGTGGCGGATTAGGGATGAATGAAACCACTGCTGCTTCAATTATGTCTATCTACGGTTCACTTGTTTATCTTTCTACGGTAGCTGGTGGATGGCTAGCAGACAGAATTTGGGGAGCACGTAGTACTGTCTTCTTTGGTGGTGTCCTTATTATGATTGGACACATTATCTTAGCCCTACCAATGGCAGAGGTAGGTTTATATATTTCGATCGCATTCATTGTGGTAGGTACAGGTTTACTTAAGCCTAATGTTTCTGATATGGTTGGTGGCCTATACTCATTAGATGATCGAAGACGTGATGCTGGTTTCAGTATCTTTGTTTTTGGTATTAACTTAGGATCAGCACTTGCTCCATGGTTAGTTCCTTGGGCAAGTGAAGGTTTTGGCCTTAATTTATTTGGAAATCATTTTAACTTCCATGCTGGTTTCTCTTTGGCAGCAGTTGGAATGTTCTTTGGTTTAGTACAGTATGTTTGGGGTGGTAGAAAGTATCTCTCTGAGGATGGGATGCACCCAACAGATCCAATCGATCCAGAAACTCGTAACAAAGTCTTAAAGAGAATCGGTTTAGGAGTTTTAGCTTTAGCAGTAGTATTAGGTTTAATGGCTGCTTTTGGTCAATTAAATATTGATAATATTATTACTTTAATTACTATTGTTGCTATTGCCTTACCAATTTATTACTTTGTTTTAATGCTTAGAAGCCCTAAAGTTACAAAAGAGGAACGCTCAAAAGTTTGGGCTTACATTCCATTATTTATTGCAGCTTCTATTTTCTGGGGAATTGAAGAATCTGGTTCTGTAGTTTTAGCTCTATTTGCTGCCCAAAGAACAGTACTTCACATCGGAGGATGGCACTTTACCGCTGCTAACTTCCAAACTTTGAACCCAGTATTTATCATGATTTTGACTCCGTTCTTTGTATGGTTATGGGATAACTGGAAGAAACAACCAAGTGCTGCTGGTAAATTTGCTGCTGGTTTGGTCTTTGCTGGTCTTTCATATATGTGGATGGCCCTTCCAGGAATGCTTTATGGAACAAACGGACGAGTTAGTCCATTTTGGTTAGTTGGCTCTTGGTTTATTGTTGAAATTGCCGAAATGCTTATTTCTCCAATTGGCTTATCTGTAACTACACGTTTAGCACCAAAAGCTTTCCGTTCACAAATGATGAGTCTTTGGTTCTTAGCAGATGCCACTGGACAAGCTATCAACTCTCAAATTGTTAAATACTACTCAAGTAAAACTGAAGTGGCATACTTCTTAGCAGTGGGAATTGTTAGTGTCTTGTTTGGTGTAGTAATGTTTTTCTTCACTAAGAAAATTCATAATTTAATGGCAGATGCTGAATAA